The Arachis duranensis cultivar V14167 chromosome 9, aradu.V14167.gnm2.J7QH, whole genome shotgun sequence genomic sequence TACTGCATAGGCCCCAAGGATGTCATTATGCACAGCAATGCGATGCCATTGAGCAGGTCTTGGCATATCCACTTCTCTCATGATTCTCTGGTCAAACATTCCCCCAGTCCCAACCGTAAAGATCGTTACGTTCTTCCCATTCCTCAATATCTTTTGTACAGGGACTTGGCCAACTTTTCCACATATTATTGCCTAATTCAAATCATTCTTgtgatcaaatatttttatacaaagtGCAACATGAAAACATATCACTGATTGTCATTTTAGGCCCAGGaagaataacataaaaaataaataaataaataaaaagaaactatTCTAAACTCTGGTAATTTTCTTCAGCTTCAAAGACTCGACCTCCATTTAGTGAAGAACTCTCTTTAATTGGCTTCAGGACAATTATATTCAGAatcaattcaatttttcatgCTTAAACATTACCAGCTTTAATAATACTTAAAAGTTAATCCCTTCTTAAAACCTTGTATTGTGCAGAATGAAAACTTTAACGCAATCATAGCATTTCAAAGGCATCAAGTATATTATATCTGTGGATTAGGTTTTCTGCAGATACCAAACCAAAGTTCCATCTCTAGCAATGTCTACAGTAACAAAGAAAAATCATAAACAATTAAACAATGACTACCATCGGATACCTTGTGCACTCCTCGAAATCCCCAACCCCTCTTTGGATCCACACCCTGCAGTTCTAGATCAGGCTTGCTACcaagaaaatcatcaaattcatcatccaattcttcattcTTTCGATCATCATTAACCCTATCATTTAGGCCCTCGTCATTGTCACTTTCAGTTGACAATGTTGAGTACCACTGTCCCGTCATAGTCATTCTAAATGCTGAAAATAAAGTGAATAAAAATCACCGTTAAAACATAATCTCAAGCAGCAAGCCAGTTTCCCCAGCGCATGTCATCGAAATTCTCCTTTGAACAAAGAAGATCAGCTCAAACAAATTTAGTGAAGGTGCAATCTAAATAAGTCTTAGAAAATCAAAACCagggattaattaaaaaaaatctaagtcTAATTACAAAAAGAAGCATGAGAAATCATTTTAGTTCACGAGTCTACCTTAGTAATCATACAGTGACTTCAAAATAAGGTTACGACATAAAATGAGTAAGTGTGTTCTAGTAACGAGAACAATAGAAGCCTATTCAAAGAGGTTACACACTTAaagtgaaataataataataaaagaatgtgGGAAAATGGTGAGTGTAACACGCACCATGGGAAGAGGAGCTCAGAGAAGTGATACGAAGATGCTTCGCAAGTCTAATACCAAGCGAATTCATTTTAAGCAAAAACCTGCAAATAACaacgaagaagaaaaagaggaggaggTGGAGCAAGGGTTTAAACACTTTCTCAGAGTCCAGCGGAaaaaggaggagagagagaagatttTTGCAATCACCGTCACTCTTCTTGTAAAAAATGGACTCATCTAAATGGGCCGGACCCATTTTTCCAGTATCATAGAACCAAAAGACTTCAGCAACTAGACGGTTCAACATGGAAATGGGTTTGAGACAAGAAGCTCTATtatcatcatttttatttatttttgttgttgacGTCTTTCCTAGaatggtgaaaaaaaaaataaggaatgaCCTTATATCTCCACTATTAGTGGGGAGGAATAATATTAAGTTGTCACCTTTTCAATTTGTAAATGacacaattttattattatatctacCTGATGAAGATATTATCAAAAATTATAAGAGACTgttatgatattttaaaatgatgTCGGAGCTTAGCATTAATTTTGATAAGACTAGTTTGATATCGATTAATTGCGAGAAGCAATGAATTCAGAGTATGTGCAGCTTGCTAAGATGTAAGGAGGTTATTCTTCTAGTcaaatatcttagaatttcTTTAGGAGCTAACCCAAGACTTTGAAACTGATAATAGACAAAGTGGAGGAAAAATTTAGTTTATGGAAAGCTAAGGTGCTCAATAAAACTGGTAAGCTGGTGCTTATTAAATCAATGTTGAATAGCTTGCTAATATATTATTTGAACTTGTACAAGTTGTCAAAGGCTGTTGCAGAGAGGTTGATTTCCttatagaaaaaatttatatggaGCAAAGAAGACGATAGGAATGATATGATATTGGTTAAATGGGAAGTGGTGTAGGCTCCAAAATGACTAGGTGGATTGGGGGTTGGCAATGCAGTGATTTGTAATACAACACTTTTGTTTAAGTGGTAGTAGCGGTTTTTGAAGGAGGAATGTCCGTTATGGAAGAAAGTTTATGCTCTTGTAACAATCTAAACCAAAGGAAATGCTATCCAATCAAATTCTACCAACCAGAAGTGGTTCGAAGAAGGATATTTGTCGCCTACAGATTAAAAAGCAACAAGTTAAGGATAAGATTATTGCTGGCCTATCTATGGAGGTAGGTGATGAAAAAAGAACTCGATTCTAGGAGGATGTATGGCTACAATGTGGATCTTTGAAAACTCGATTTCTAAGACTCTTCTCAGTTTCATTCCAAAAAGGATATGTCATAGGGGATTGTGGATTCTGTGATAGATTTGAGAGGATTTGAAACTTCCATTGGAGGAGAGAgctatatcaataaaaattagaaCTAGTAAATCAACTACATGATACATTAAGGCCGGTTAAGCTATCACATCGCAGAGAGGATAAAGTTgtgtgaaaatttgataaaaaaaggtATTTATTCTACTAACTCTTTTATGCAAGTATTGCAGACAGAGACGCTCTCGGAGGATGTAACAAGGTTTAGTTTTACTAAAACTGTTTGGAAAGGTCTAGTTCCACCAAGTGTAGAGTTGTTTATTTGGTTTGTTTTGAGTAGTAAAGTGAACACTAAGCAAAAACTATATAGATTAGGAGTGTCTAATCAGGTTGATAACGTCTGTGTACTATGTAAAAAAGATGTTGaaaatgtttcccatttattTCTTAGTTGTGAGTTTATTTGGCAGGtgtagtgcatatgtcttttgaattttgggAGGCTGTGGTCTATTTCAGACACCTTGAAAGATTATTTTGAGAGTTGGACAAAAGGTCATAATAAGAAAGAGGagcattaaaaatagtttatgaGCTTCTTTGCAATTATTTGAAATGtctaattgaaaaagaatagaagaatttttttaaataaagaatcAGGTGTGGTGAAAATCATCAACACATCTTTTCAGTGTTACAAAGAGTGAAAAAAAATAGGATAAGTGAATTAGATGTTTCtgctttgttatttttattttttgttggttcTTTTACTCCACTTAATGTATTGAGCTTCTttgtttaaaacaaaataaaactagaatAAGTAGTGATTTTTGGGACTATTATTCCAAGCCTAAAAAAAACCAGTGAACAACATCAAACGGCAGCGTCTTCCTCTGTGGTGCTGCGGCGGAATCTTCCTCAGTGATGTGGCGGTTGATACTGCTGCTCCTCTAAGGAGGTTGTatagaatttaggatttgtaTAAAGTAGGATACAAttgtaatttatgttttataaaaaattttccatgtgaaaaaaatatttatgatttctTTTCGCCTAGTATACTAGGCATTTTAGAGATTTCAGGTTCTGGAATTGGATGGAAGATCTTCGAAATCCAACGCTGAAGTTCTTCGCCGATCAAGAGCTTTGTTATGCTAATATCGTCCCTAGTGCTTAGGTATATAAATTATTCTTTACATCATACGTCCCCTTTTTTCTTCGATTCTGATGGCACCTTTTTCATCTGATGATACATGCAATGACCGTAGGTCTGAGCTAGAATTGAAGTTTCAATGCTTAATTTTCTCAATAATTTGAATGCGTCAAACCCTGCCATCTCAGATTTGCCTCTGGTACGTACCTACTTTCATAATCTCTCTCCGTTTCCTTATTAATTTGCTAAATCTATTTCTACAAGTTGCTTAGTTGAACATTGATACCATTGTTTGATTTCGTTGAGCTAAATGCGTTCTAATCAATGGTTTGAAAACTGAAAGTTTCAGCGATTccacttttaattattttttaatcatgaAGCAAATATAGGTTGCTAATCTCAAGATATCAATCCTAATACGTGAACAGGTTCAGAGAAAATTTCATTAAaggtcttttttattttcttcatattttgattttatgttttaataattTCTTCTTCCGATTGAGTTCACTATAACTCATTTTACTTGCAGTGTGGAAGGTGATGGGGTTGTGCTATCAGATATTACTTCAAGTATGGTGTGTCACATAGAGGGAACTATACTACAAGATTCTGTGTAATTTGCCACATCTATTTCCTTCTCCGACAAATGTCAACATGACAATCAAGATTTTATCACTCTCATTTTGCTTTGAGTTTGAGATCTCTTGGTGTTTTTTTGAATGCGAATGAAATGATCTATCTATACACCATAGATGTTGTGGCATTGCTTAGGTGCAGCCAATACAGTCTTGGAATCATGGCATCTAGTCAAGGTCTAGCAGTCGGCCGCCTTACTTTTTAGGTTCCTCAACATTTTCACTGACTCCTTACTTGTATAGGTCTCAACTGTTCAATTAAAGTGCTACTGCAACTTTACTGATATctagttttcaattttttcttgcatagGAGCCAAGCAAAGAGGTTGTTGATTGCTCTGTATGCAAATCTTTTGGACATTCAATTCCGGGAGACTTGAATTTGTTAGAAAACTTTATTTAGAGAATGATGCTAGATACATTATAATTGTGGAGAAGGTAGGTTTCTTGGTGGTAATGTAGGTTTGATAGATTTTCTTAGTTTCATTGTCCAATTGCATTGTGCTACTTGAACAAGTTCCATTTTTTTCCCTAAAGGTAGAAAGTTTGATATAAGA encodes the following:
- the LOC107465271 gene encoding single-stranded DNA-binding protein, mitochondrial → MGPAHLDESIFYKKSDGDCKNLLSLLLFPLDSEKVFKPLLHLLLFFFFVVICRFLLKMNSLGIRLAKHLRITSLSSSSHAFRMTMTGQWYSTLSTESDNDEGLNDRVNDDRKNEELDDEFDDFLGSKPDLELQGVDPKRGWGFRGVHKAIICGKVGQVPVQKILRNGKNVTIFTVGTGGMFDQRIMREVDMPRPAQWHRIAVHNDILGAYAVQQLFKNSSVYVEGNIETRVYNDSITGEVKSIPEICVRHDGKLRLIKGGESINSNSLDELREGLF